From Gottschalkiaceae bacterium SANA:
CAGGAACGGCGGCAGGAATTAATGGCGATATCACGATGGAAGTTGTTGTAGATGAGAATACGATTACAGCAATTAACGTAATTGAACATAAAGAAAGCCCAGGAATCTCTGATTTAGCTTTTGAAGAGATCCCACAAGCCATTATCGATGGACAGACATTAGCGGTTGATAGTGTAGCGGGCGCTTCTTATTCAAGTGCGGGCATTATTGAAGCGGTTCTTTTAGCCTTGACGGAAGCGGGCGCGGATATCGAAGCACTTTCTTACAAAGAGGCAGTGGTTGATGACGGATCAGGTGCTTCCAAGGAAGTTGTTGAATATGAGACAGAAGTTCTTGTAATTGGTGCAGGTGGAGCAGGCTTAGCAGCAGCCGTATCGGCACACCAAAACGGTGCTAAAGTTATTGTATTAGAGAAGATGCCAAAAGTTGGTGGTAATACAATCATGTCTGGTTCCGCATTCAACTGTGTCGATCCTAGCAGACAAGTGCCACAAGGCATTGAAGACTCGATTGATCTACATATCCAACAAACCTATGAAGGCGGAGATGAAAAGGGTAATCTTGTTATGATCCGTACATTGGTTGAAAATGGCTACCCAACACTTCAATGGTTGGAAGGCATGGGTATGGAATTTAAAGACCAAGTATTTACGGTATTGGGTGGAATGTGGCCACGTGCGCACAAGCCTGTTATGCCATTGGGAACAGGATACATCGATACATATGAGAGATATATCGATGAACATTCAGATGATATCCAAGTTTTGTTAAATGCGGATGTATTCGAACTTATGATGGAAGATGGTCGTGTGATTGGCGTAAAAGCTGATGGAAAAGAGAAAGAAATTATTGTACATGCATCAAAAGGTGTTGTGATGGCAACCGGTGGTTTCGGTGCAAATGTTGAAATGCGTGTAGCCTATAACACCATATGGAATGATTTAAGTACATTAAATACAACCAACCACCCAGGTGCGACTGGCGACGGTATTGTTATGGCGGAAACGATTGGTGCGAATTTGGTTGGCATGGAAGCGATTCAATTGTTACCAATGGGAGATCCTAAGACAGGAAGTTTGTTAGGGAATATCGAGCAAGGCGTTGAAAATCGAATTTTTGTCAATGATCAAGGCAACCGTTTTGTAAATGAAGGCGCACGACGCGATGTTATGACGGCGGCTCTTTTGGAACAATCAGACACCCATATGTGGATTGTTTTGGATAAACATTCTTATCCAGATGGACAAACACGAAATAACTTTAATGAAGTGATTGATGACTTGGTGGAAGCTGGACGTGCGTACAAAGCAGACACTTTGGAAGACTTGGCTGCACAAATTGGTGTAGATCCAGCAAACTTGATTGCGGCAGTCGACTCCTTTAACAAAGGTGTTGAAGAAGGAACTGATGAGTTTGGCAGAACCTTGTATGATCAAAAGATCGATACCCCTCCATTCTATGCAGGTGCTCGCGTACCGACTGTACATCATACCATGGGTGGAATCGAGATTGATCCGGAAACCCGAGTATTGGACACTGAAGGCAATGTAATCCCAGGATTCTATGCGGCCGGCGAAGTAACAGGGGGCATTCATGGCGCTAACCGTCTTGGCGGAAATGCATTGGTAGACATTGCAGTATTCGGCAAGATTGCTGGTGAAAGTGTTGCCTTGGAAAAATAAGAACGATCATTTCTTGTATAGCAAGTGATGAATGGAATGATACAAAAAGGGATGCTAATTATAGCATTTTTTTTTGTGTTGAAAAAGATGTGTTTGATGAGTTCATTCGTATAAAATTTAGAAAATCTGCTAGTGATCATGGTTTGTCACGTTTGATGGAAATGTTATTTCATTTATTGTCACAATATGTTTTGCTGTCACGATATGTGATAAAATAAGAATGATATTAAAAGAATATTCAAATTATTATTTTTTTGTTCTAGTATTTCCAGTGGTTTGAGGCAAAATAGCAGAATTTGAACAAATTGTGACGAACTTTTGGCACGTGAATTGCAAATAGAAAGAGTGGGAGAGAGAATCATGGAAAAGAAGAATTTGGTAAACGCATTAATGCAAGTGATTCGAGAGGAAGATCCAAGAAACCCCTACACCGATCAGGAGATCGCAAGACAATTGCATATTTCTCGCAGTGAAGTTTCAATTCTTCGGGGTGAAAATGCTATCGAAGATTCACGTGATCGAAGAAAGGCTAGACTGATCAGTGCGATAGAAAGTATTTTGCTTGAGGATCCAACGGCTTCAGTACGGGTTGCAACAAGTTTATTGAATGAGAGAGGCTTTCGAATTTCACGAAATGGAGTGGCAGGTTTGCTTAAAAATCTGAAAGAAAACCTGGATGAGAAAACCGATTCAATCGTTCAAAAAAATTCGTATCGCAAGAATAAGGTTTTTGCATTTGAACCGCTTATTGGTGCAAATGGTAGTCTGAAGGCACAGGTTGAATTGGCAAAGGCGGCTATTCTTTATCCGTCTAATGGACTGCATACCTTAATCTATGGTGCAACTGGGGTTGGAAAGAGCCAAATGGCTGAATGTATGTATCGCTTTGCAATTGAGTCGAAAACAAAGGTCCTGAATGCTCCGTTTATCGTTTTTAATTGCGCGGATTATGCAGATAATCCTCAATTGTTAATGTCTCAATTGTACGGATACAAAAAAGGTTCCTTTACAGGAGCGGAGGAAGATAAAGCGGGTTTAGTCGAAAAGGCAAATCACGGAATCTTGTTTCTTGATGAAATTCATCGCCTTCCGCCAGAGGGGCAAGAAATTCTATTTCATTTAATTGATAAGGGTAAATTTCGTCGATTGGGCGAAACAGATCTTTATCGAGATGCACAAATCCTATTGATTGCAGCGACAACTGAAAATTTGGAATCCAATCTCCTAGCGACTTTTCGGCGAAGATTGCCAATGATTATCGAATTGCCAAGTTTGGCTGAACGTCCATTTATTGAGCGTTACCAAATTATCGAGAAATTTTTCAAACAAGAAGCTTCACGCATGAATGCAAATCTTGTGGTTTCGAAGAATGTGATCAAGGCGCTGATTCTTTATGAACCAACCGGAAATATTGGAAAGGTATTATCTGATATTCAAGTGATTTGTGCTCGAAGTTTTTTAAAGTTGATTGCTCGCCCAGATTCTACAATTAAGATTGATGTAACGGTGTTACCGAATCTTGTATTACAAGGATTACTGAAATTAAACTTATTTCGGCAGGAAATTGAGATGGTTGTCACAGAAGATCTTAGTATTTTTAGTTCGGAAGAAGTGATACCAGAATGCGTTGCCGATACCCCATACTTACTTCCAAGAGAAATTTATAAAACCATTGAGAAGAAGTACAAGGAAATGCAATATAAGGGGATCGATGAAGAAATTATTAATCGAATTATTGAAAATGAATTGGAAACGCAGGTTTATCAATCAGTTAAGCGAATCCGAAAAGACAAATCAAAGCTTGTGAAAAATGATTTGGAGCGCATTGTGGGACCACAAATCATAGAAGTGGTTGAACAGATGATTTTAATTGCCAAGGAGTATTATCAGGATATTGACGATAGTTTGTTCTATTGTTTGGCAACACATCTCGCAGCTTCCTATGACCGTTTGGTACAAAATGAATCCATTAAAAATCCAAAGCTTGAAAAAATTAAGATTCAACATCCGAAGGAGTTTCAAATAGCCAAGGAAATGGCAGAGTTAGCGGGGGATCGATTAACGATAGAGCTTCCGGAGGATGAAGTAGCATTTATTGCCATGTATGTAAAAGCATCTGCATCAAAAGAAATGGTGCCGCAAAATCAGGTTGGTGTTTTGGTCTTAAGTCATGAGCAAGTTGCCCAAGGGATGGCAACCGTTGCAAATCGACTATTAGGTGTGGATCATGCGAGAGCGATGGAGATGTCATTGGATGAGGCACCAAGTATCGCTCTAAATCGTACGATGCAAATAGCCAAAGAAATGGCCAGTGAAAAGGGAATTCTCTTTTTATCGGATATGGGGTCTCTTGTGGGCTTCGGGAAGCTCGTAGGAAAAGAATTGTCTATGAAAACGAGAACGGTATCACGGGTAGATACCATGATGGTGATTGAAGCCGTTAGAAAGGCTTTGATGCCCGATTCGAATCTTGATGATATAGCCGATTCGCTTCAAGCGGGTCAATTGGTCGATAAAGGAATTGCGCTCAAACATTCAAATCCACGTCTGAAGAAAGCGATTATATCCGTGTGTTTGACGGGTGAGGGATCAGCGAAGATTATGGCAGATGCCATTGAAGAAGCGATCGTGTCTATTCATGAAGAGATTGATGTGATCACAATGAGTGCGATTGAAGAAAGGTCGATTGCCCAGCGTGTAGAAAGCATGGGAAAAACCCATAAAATTGTTGCTATTGTAGGCACTATCAATCCAGAAGTTCGAGAGTTTCCATTTATTGAAGCCAGATTCATTTTGGATGGAAGTGGAATCACAAGTCTAAACCAGTACATTCGTGATGGAGGATTTCAAATTTCGGAAAGCGCACAGGAACAAATTAATCCTCAAATCGTACTGGCAGATCAACTGATTCACGAAACGACAACCGTGTTGAAGTCCAATATGTTATCCAAGAGAGAATGTATCGAAAAAATGACTAATCTTCTTCATGAGTTTGGTTATGTAACCGAGGATTTTCAAGATTCAGTTTACAAACGGGAAGATTTAACACCGACCTTGTTTGGCGGTGGGATTGCAGTACCTCATGGGGACCCACAGCAGGTAAAGAAATCGGTGATCGGCATTTTAACGTTAGATGAGCCGGTCTTATGGAATGATAAGGACTATGTGGATTGCATTTTCTTTATGGCAATCAATGAATATTATAAAGCAGAATTTAAGAAGCTGTACAAGATCACAACGGATCCATATGTCCTAAAAAAGATCAAAGAATGCAGCAGTTTTGAAGAATTAAGGGAGGTCATTCGAAATGCATAAGGGGTTTGTGTTAGCAGAAGAGGTTGTACGGGTTCAGGTGGATGTGCCAGATCGCGAAGCAATTATTAGCTTGTTGGCAGATGTATTAGAGAAGGAAGGGTATGTGAAGGGGACATATAAGGAAGCGGTTTTAGCTAGAGAAGAAGTATTCTCTACGGGATTGCCCTTACAAGAGTATTGTGTCGCAATTCCACATACGGATGCTATTCATGTGAATAAGCCGATGATTGGAGTTGCAACCTTAAAAAACCCGGTTCAATTTGCTGAAATGGGAAATCCGGAAGAGTTATTGGATGTGAAGCTTGTATTTATGTTGGCCATGCAAGATGGAAGGGATCAAATTAAACTGTTAACACAAATGATGAAAATTGTGCAGGATCAAGAACTGCTCAATCGGATTTATCAGGCTGATCAGAAAGAAATTGTTGAATTAATCAATCAAAAGCTTTGCATGGAATAAGCTGTAGCATAGGGATTGAATGAAAATAATGATGAGAGGAGGGAGAATATGCGTACATTTAAAGTATTAACGGTTTGTGGAACTGGAATTGCGACATCAACTGTTGCTTCTGAAAAATGCAAAGAAATGCTGCTAGATCGTGGGTTGAACATCGAGGTTATTGAGTGTAAGGCAACAGAGGTGGAATCAAAGATATTGGTTTACCGACCAGATGTGATTGTACATACGACAATTTTGGGAGAAGATGTGGGGAATACGGTAAAGAAAATTCGTGGGCTGGCTTTTGTCACAGGTGTAGGGATGGACAAGTTAGCTGATGAGATTGCAGATTACTTAAAGAGTGTGGAATAGAGAAAATTCGGGAGGGAAATTATGGCGTTTATTCAATTTATACTTGATTTAGGGGCAACCATTATGATGCCCATCGTCGTTACCATCTTAGGTCTTATTTTTGGACAAAAGTTATCAAAAGCATTTCGTTCAGGCTTAACCGTCGGAATTGGATTTGCAGCAATTTTTATGATCGTTGGAATGTTGGTTTCAAATCTTTCTCCAGCAACTCAAGCGATGGTGCAGAACTGGGGATTGAAACTGGATGTTATGGATGTTGGCTGGCCAATTTCTGCATCGATTAGTTTTGGAACCAGCATCGTTCCTGTTGTATTTGCCGCATGTTTTGGTTTGAACATCATTATGCTGGCTTTGAACTGGACCAAAACCATGAACGTAGATATTTGGAACTACTGGCATTTTATCTTTACTGGCGCATTGGTTATGTATGTAACAGATAGTGTTGCATTGGGTGTGTTGGCTTCACTGATCTGTTTTGTCATTATTATGAAACTAGCCGATTACACGCAACCCTATGTTGCTGATTTCTTTGGAATGCCAGGTATTTCCTTGCCACATACAGAAACAGTATCGTGGGCGCCATTGGGAATTTTGATTGATAAGATTATCGATCGTATACCAGTGATTAATAAGATTGTAATTAAGCCGGAAGGGATTCAAAAGAAGTTTGGACTCTTTGGAGAACCGATGATCATGGGTCTGTTATTGGGCATGGGCATTGGCGCATTGGCAGGGTATGACGCAGCAGGCATTTTAATGCTGGGTGTTAATATGTCAGCGGTTATGTTCTTGATGCCTAGAATGGTACGTGTTTTGATGGAAGGTTTAATGCCATTGTCGGAAAGTGCACGGGACTTTATCAATAAGCGATTCCCTGGCAAAGAAGTATTTATTGGTATTGATGCAGCAACAGCAATTGGTCATCCTTCTGTTATCTCAACGGGTTTGATCTTAATTCCAATCACCTTGGTTCTTGCGGCAATCTTGCCTGGAAATCGTGTATTGCCGTTTACAGATCTGGGACTAATTCCAATTCTGATGATTTGGGCAGTTGCACCATCTCGCGGGAATGTATTTAGAGGTGTTGTGACAGGAACGATTTTCATGGCATTGATTCTGTTGATCGCAACGGATTTGGCAGAAATCACAACCTTGATTGCACGGGATGTACAGTTCCCGATTCCAGAGGGAACAAGCTTGATTTCATCTTTGGATGAAGGTGCTCACTTGGTACCATATCTAATTTATAAATTATTTAGTCTGTTTGGATAAACCGATACAGAAAGACATGGCGAGGGGCAATCCTGCCCCGATCGCCCTTACATCAAGGAGGAGTTACGAATATGTTATTACAAGAAAAAAGAGAAGAATTAATTGCGGTGGCACAACAGATTCAAAAGGACAAATTGGTGCCTTTGACATTTGGAAACTTTAGCTTACGGGATTTTGAAACGGGATATGTTTGTATCACGCCATCAGGTATGCTTTATGATCAACTGAAACCAGAAGACATTGTCGTTGTGGATGTAGACGGTAAGCATGTTGATGGAGATCGCTTGCCATCTATTGAAAAAGATCTTCATTGTGCGGTATTTAGAAATCGCCCGGAAGTTGGCGCAGTCGTGCATACACATTCGACTTTTGTTACAACTTGGGCATGCTGTAACAAAGCAATTCCAACCATTGTCGCCGAGGTAGCAGCTTTGGTGAAGGGGAAAATCAAGTGTGCGCCATATGCTTTATGCGGTTCTCAAGAACTAGCGGATGTTACTGCAGAGTATCTTAAGGATGACGATGCTGTTTTGATGGCAAACCATGGTGTACTAGTGGTTGCTGATTCGATTCAACGTGCATATGTCAATGCGGTAATCGTGGAAGAGGGTGCTAAAGTAGCCTTCTACGCAGAACAACTAGGCGGTATGTATGTATTTACTCCAGAAGAATGCGAAACAGAACGATTGAGTGCTAATGCTGGTTACGGCCAAAGATAAGGAGTGAAAAAATGATCTATGAAGCCATGCGATTCATGGCAGGCCCATATATGTGCCGTGTCATGGACTTTTGCTTACAATATCAAGGCGTTTTTAACATTTTACTTGTAACAGGTGCTTTTGCGTACCTGGCACATAAACGGACCAAGAAAAAGATACAACACCCTTAGAATGCTGCCCTCAAATGAGGGCAGTTTTTCTTTTGCTTTCATATTTCTGAAGGGGTGAAAATTGGGCAGTTATTCCTTATAAATAGTAAAGGAGAGAATGGAGGGATATGATGTGCTGGTTTCATATGCGAGGGAAGATCGAGAAGTTGCTGCGTATTGTGTAATCAACTGGTTGCGGAGGGTGTTGAGGCAAGAATCGCATCAAGGGCGATAATTATGGATGAGAGATATATTATGGAAGTCACCGAGATGATAAGATCAGTAAAAATTGCAGTGGTGGTTATTTCGACATATTCTGGCTCTTCTGGACAAGTAAAGAGGGAATTGGAATTGGCTACGAAGAATCAATTAGAAATATTGCCAGTGAGGTTGGATGATACGAAACCTTCCGGTAGTTTAGGATATTATCTTTCGGGGAAGCAATGGTTCAGCATGAAGCGAAATGAAGTTGAACCTTGGGAGACGGCCCATCAGATTAGTCGCTACCTTCAAACTGGAGAAGTCGAATCAGAGGCGGCTGAGAAAAAGAGCCGTTTCAGTTTTTAAAATTCAAGAGGAAATAAGGAAAGATGCCGAGAATTCGGCATCTTATTCTATGGCACTGCAATATGATGAATCAGCGAAGTGCAATCATTTAGCGATTCCTT
This genomic window contains:
- a CDS encoding flavocytochrome c, translated to MKKGNGFRRVLSILLCLAMVWSLAGCSSSSASAPVVEEPAVENLYTPGTYTGTAAGINGDITMEVVVDENTITAINVIEHKESPGISDLAFEEIPQAIIDGQTLAVDSVAGASYSSAGIIEAVLLALTEAGADIEALSYKEAVVDDGSGASKEVVEYETEVLVIGAGGAGLAAAVSAHQNGAKVIVLEKMPKVGGNTIMSGSAFNCVDPSRQVPQGIEDSIDLHIQQTYEGGDEKGNLVMIRTLVENGYPTLQWLEGMGMEFKDQVFTVLGGMWPRAHKPVMPLGTGYIDTYERYIDEHSDDIQVLLNADVFELMMEDGRVIGVKADGKEKEIIVHASKGVVMATGGFGANVEMRVAYNTIWNDLSTLNTTNHPGATGDGIVMAETIGANLVGMEAIQLLPMGDPKTGSLLGNIEQGVENRIFVNDQGNRFVNEGARRDVMTAALLEQSDTHMWIVLDKHSYPDGQTRNNFNEVIDDLVEAGRAYKADTLEDLAAQIGVDPANLIAAVDSFNKGVEEGTDEFGRTLYDQKIDTPPFYAGARVPTVHHTMGGIEIDPETRVLDTEGNVIPGFYAAGEVTGGIHGANRLGGNALVDIAVFGKIAGESVALEK
- a CDS encoding sigma 54-interacting transcriptional regulator, producing the protein MEKKNLVNALMQVIREEDPRNPYTDQEIARQLHISRSEVSILRGENAIEDSRDRRKARLISAIESILLEDPTASVRVATSLLNERGFRISRNGVAGLLKNLKENLDEKTDSIVQKNSYRKNKVFAFEPLIGANGSLKAQVELAKAAILYPSNGLHTLIYGATGVGKSQMAECMYRFAIESKTKVLNAPFIVFNCADYADNPQLLMSQLYGYKKGSFTGAEEDKAGLVEKANHGILFLDEIHRLPPEGQEILFHLIDKGKFRRLGETDLYRDAQILLIAATTENLESNLLATFRRRLPMIIELPSLAERPFIERYQIIEKFFKQEASRMNANLVVSKNVIKALILYEPTGNIGKVLSDIQVICARSFLKLIARPDSTIKIDVTVLPNLVLQGLLKLNLFRQEIEMVVTEDLSIFSSEEVIPECVADTPYLLPREIYKTIEKKYKEMQYKGIDEEIINRIIENELETQVYQSVKRIRKDKSKLVKNDLERIVGPQIIEVVEQMILIAKEYYQDIDDSLFYCLATHLAASYDRLVQNESIKNPKLEKIKIQHPKEFQIAKEMAELAGDRLTIELPEDEVAFIAMYVKASASKEMVPQNQVGVLVLSHEQVAQGMATVANRLLGVDHARAMEMSLDEAPSIALNRTMQIAKEMASEKGILFLSDMGSLVGFGKLVGKELSMKTRTVSRVDTMMVIEAVRKALMPDSNLDDIADSLQAGQLVDKGIALKHSNPRLKKAIISVCLTGEGSAKIMADAIEEAIVSIHEEIDVITMSAIEERSIAQRVESMGKTHKIVAIVGTINPEVREFPFIEARFILDGSGITSLNQYIRDGGFQISESAQEQINPQIVLADQLIHETTTVLKSNMLSKRECIEKMTNLLHEFGYVTEDFQDSVYKREDLTPTLFGGGIAVPHGDPQQVKKSVIGILTLDEPVLWNDKDYVDCIFFMAINEYYKAEFKKLYKITTDPYVLKKIKECSSFEELREVIRNA
- a CDS encoding PTS sugar transporter subunit IIA, with protein sequence MHKGFVLAEEVVRVQVDVPDREAIISLLADVLEKEGYVKGTYKEAVLAREEVFSTGLPLQEYCVAIPHTDAIHVNKPMIGVATLKNPVQFAEMGNPEELLDVKLVFMLAMQDGRDQIKLLTQMMKIVQDQELLNRIYQADQKEIVELINQKLCME
- a CDS encoding PTS sugar transporter subunit IIB yields the protein MRTFKVLTVCGTGIATSTVASEKCKEMLLDRGLNIEVIECKATEVESKILVYRPDVIVHTTILGEDVGNTVKKIRGLAFVTGVGMDKLADEIADYLKSVE
- a CDS encoding PTS galactitol transporter subunit IIC; protein product: MAFIQFILDLGATIMMPIVVTILGLIFGQKLSKAFRSGLTVGIGFAAIFMIVGMLVSNLSPATQAMVQNWGLKLDVMDVGWPISASISFGTSIVPVVFAACFGLNIIMLALNWTKTMNVDIWNYWHFIFTGALVMYVTDSVALGVLASLICFVIIMKLADYTQPYVADFFGMPGISLPHTETVSWAPLGILIDKIIDRIPVINKIVIKPEGIQKKFGLFGEPMIMGLLLGMGIGALAGYDAAGILMLGVNMSAVMFLMPRMVRVLMEGLMPLSESARDFINKRFPGKEVFIGIDAATAIGHPSVISTGLILIPITLVLAAILPGNRVLPFTDLGLIPILMIWAVAPSRGNVFRGVVTGTIFMALILLIATDLAEITTLIARDVQFPIPEGTSLISSLDEGAHLVPYLIYKLFSLFG
- a CDS encoding L-fuculose-phosphate aldolase; protein product: MLLQEKREELIAVAQQIQKDKLVPLTFGNFSLRDFETGYVCITPSGMLYDQLKPEDIVVVDVDGKHVDGDRLPSIEKDLHCAVFRNRPEVGAVVHTHSTFVTTWACCNKAIPTIVAEVAALVKGKIKCAPYALCGSQELADVTAEYLKDDDAVLMANHGVLVVADSIQRAYVNAVIVEEGAKVAFYAEQLGGMYVFTPEECETERLSANAGYGQR